A DNA window from Ctenopharyngodon idella isolate HZGC_01 chromosome 8, HZGC01, whole genome shotgun sequence contains the following coding sequences:
- the ccdc92 gene encoding coiled-coil domain-containing protein 92 → MASVSVTLENQLHSAQKNLLFLQQDHANTLKGLHAEIRRLQQHCTDLTYELTMRSSDPGDDGEARCRELHQRCEELEAQLKAKEQENTELLRDLEQKNAMISVLENTIREREKKYLDELKLKSHKLAVLSGELEQRASTIAYLTSQLHATKKRLLAGGTAGVSPSVSPVGSFKPTPPPAPSASGNDKDLRQPETPRRRMRKSLSQPLHSEYTELYRMGAADGRRVVLRESVDAMPDPTPFLQAREPAAAAESQPVLRERPSVIPPIASSTTPPAPSSPAHIPVPPSPRNSPAREGPHPRANAHIGVAHRIHRSPSAGGGAARQQAEVETLAVDQVNGEQVVRKRSGADRTV, encoded by the exons ATGGCCTCGGTGAGTGTGACCTTGGAGAATCAActgcacagtgcgcagaagaaCCTGCTGTTCCTGCAGCAAGACCATGCCAACACACTGAAAGGCCTTCACGCTGAGATCCGCCGCCTACAACAGCACTGCACAG ACCTGACATATGAGCTGACAATGCGGAGCTCAGATCCAGGCG atGATGGTGAGGCTCGCTGCAGAGAGCTGCACCAGCGCTGTGAGGAGCTGGAGGCTCAGCTGAAGGCTAAAGAGCAGGAGAACACGGAGCTCCTGCGGGATCTGGAGCAGAAGAATGCCATGATCTCAGTATTGGAGAACACCATCCGTGAGCGAGAGAAGAAGTACCTGGATGAGCTGAAGTTGAAGAGCCATAAGTTGGCTGTGCTGTCTGGAGAGCTGGAGCAGAGAGCCAGCACCATCGCCTACCTCACCTCCCAGCTCCACGCTACCAAAAAACGCCTTCTCGCCGGCGGCACGGCAGGTGTAAGCCCCTCCGTCAGTCCCGTCGGCTCTTTCAAACCCACCCCTCCTCCTGCTCCTTCAGCGTCGGGAAACGACAAGGACCTCCGGCAACCCGAGACTCCTCGCAGACGCATGCGCAAAAGCCTTTCGCAGCCGCTGCACTCTGAATACACAGAGCTGTACCGGATGGGCGCCGCAGACGGCCGTAGGGTGGTACTGAGAGAATCGGTAGATGCCATGCCAGATCCTACACCATTCCTGCAAGCCAGAGAGCCAGCGGCCGCTGCAGAGTCTCAACCGGTGCTGCGGGAACGCCCCTCTGTAATCCCGCCCATCGCGTCTTCGACCACACCCCCTGCACCTTCAAGCCCCGCCCACATCCCTGTGCCTCCGAGCCCTAGGAATAGTCCAGCACGGGAGGGACCCCATCCCCGTGCTAACGCGCATATAGGAGTGGCGCACCGGATCCACCGCTCACCCTCAGCCGGTGGAGGCGCAGCTCGGCAACAGGCGGAGGTGGAGACCCTCGCCGTGGACCAGGTCAATGGGGAGCAGGTGGTTCGCAAACGTTCAGGTGCAGACAGAACTGTTTAA
- the prnpa gene encoding prion protein a, whose product MLSLFKIFSLMNCLLLLTVMFPAVQSRRGGGFGRGGGRGGGWGGSSSGRAGWGGGAGHYRAPPVHTAGSSGHSTGKVAGAAAAGALGGMLVGHGLSSMARPGYGYGHGYGGYGGYGGYGAGYGHGHGHGHGHGGHDIHNETDVDYYTGAASAGPLNSFVTVLGLVMSFILGYFLS is encoded by the coding sequence ATGCTTTCCCTATTTAAAATCTTCTCTTTGATGAACTGCCTGTTACTCCTGACTGTGATGTTTCCGGCGGTCCAGTCGCGTCGGGGCGGGGGCTTCGGCCGCGGCGGAGGTCGAGGCGGAGGATGGGGCGGCAGCAGCTCCGGTCGTGCGGGATGGGGAGGAGGCGCAGGGCATTACCGTGCTCCACCCGTCCATACCGCAGGCTCCTCGGGACACAGCACTGGGAAGGTAGCAGGGGCGGCTGCTGCCGGAGCTCTGGGAGGAATGCTCGTCGGCCACGGCTTGAGCTCCATGGCTCGACCCGGATACGGGTACGGGCACGGGTATGGAGGCTATGGAGGATATGGAGGCTATGGCGCTGGGTATGGGCACGGACATGGACACGGGCACGGGCATGGAGGACATGACATCCATAATGAGACAGATGTGGATTACTACACAGGTGCTGCCAGTGCTGGACCCCTTAATAGCTTCGTGACAGTCTTGGGACTCGTGATGTCATTCATACTTGGGTACTTTCTGTCATAA
- the rassf2a gene encoding ras association domain-containing protein 2a: MDDRNDGVRVGENKFISKSSILSYLKTYNLYYEGKNLQLRHREEEEELIIEGLLNISWGLRRPIRLQMQDDHERIKPPPSSTSWHSGCNLDNQSQDGQTQTPQSPPQMEVTPPEDQSSNGTTQHHEEDEEEDVCDVSSQLLRTKSDAGVLRRGRKRSPSDQRRIRRHRFSINGHFYNHKTAVFTPAYGSVTNVRINSCMTTPQVLRVLLNKFKIENSPDDFALYLVHTSGERVQLKRTDYPLVVRILQGPCEHVCKIFLMEQDLGEEIPYEVAQYIKFEMPVLQSFITKLKEEEDREVQKLRSRYKYLRCIIEKQLQCLPEGSTCM, translated from the exons ATGGATGACAGGAATGACGGCGTACGAGTTGGAGAGAACAAATTCATCAGCAA GAGCAGCATTCTCTCTTATTTAAAGACCTACAATCTCTACTATGAGGGAAAGAACCTGCAGCTGCGACACAGAGAG GAAGAGGAGGAGCTGATCATAGAAGGACTTCTCAATATCTCATGGGGTTTGCGTCGACCAATCAGGCTTCAGATGCAGGATGACCACGAGCGAATCAAACCTCCTCCCTCATCTACCTCCTGGCACTCAGGGTGTAACCTAGACAACCAGAG TCAGGACGGTCAGACACAGACTCCTCAATCTCCCCCTCAGATGGAAGTGACTCCCCCAGAGGACCAATCAAGCAACGGCACAACACAACACCATGAAGAAGACGAAGAAGAAG ATGTGTGCGACGTCTCCTCTCAGCTTCTTAGAACCAAAAGCGATGCCGGTGTACTGAGACGGGGCAGGAAACGGTCTCCTAGTGACCAGCGGCGAATCAGAAGGCACAGATTTTCCATCAACGGTCACTTCTACAACCACAAG acGGCCGTGTTCACACCTGCTTATGGTTCCGTAACTAACGTACGGATCAACAGCTGTATGACCACACCACAGGTGCTGCGGGTGTTACTTAACAAGTTTAAGATTGAGAACAGCCCAGATGATTTCGCCCTCTACCTCGTTCATACCAGTGGAG AGCGTGTTCAGTTGAAGCGTACAGACTACCCATTAGTAGTGAGAATACTTCAGGGACCATGTGAGCACGTGTGCAAGATCTTTCTCATGGAGCAGGATCTGGGAGAGGAGATTCCCTATGAA GTGGCGCAGTACATAAAGTTTGAGATGCCTGTTCTGCAGAGCTTTATTACCAAACTGAAGGAAGAGGAGGACAGGGAGGTGCAGAAGCTGAGAAGCAG ATACAAGTATCTGCGGTGTATCATTGAGAAACAGCTCCAGTGTTTACCAGAGGGTTCCACCTGTATGTGA